A genomic window from Tolypothrix sp. PCC 7910 includes:
- a CDS encoding rubrerythrin family protein has translation MDLSNFTTLQNLEAAFGGESMANRKYLFFADVARKLGFTDLAKLFKETADQETEHAFAHFVLLHPELVVKDPAALTDEQKREIMSRCLSLAIEGETYEYTTMYPEFASAAQRDRDNPAAEEFLKQAKESSEHATTFRDAAHRFGLLKFIENYHADRYAEALEVLNGGQAATRVAGEDPKTRKWICRQCSMIYDPVVGDPDSGIAAGTAFEDIPDDWRCPICGATKKTFKPLEEKLAA, from the coding sequence ATGGATTTGTCAAACTTTACTACACTTCAAAACTTAGAAGCTGCTTTCGGTGGCGAATCGATGGCGAATAGAAAGTATCTGTTTTTTGCTGATGTGGCGCGTAAACTTGGGTTTACAGACTTAGCGAAACTTTTTAAAGAAACAGCAGATCAAGAAACAGAACACGCTTTTGCACATTTTGTTTTGCTACATCCAGAATTAGTTGTCAAAGATCCAGCTGCATTAACTGACGAACAAAAGCGAGAAATTATGTCTCGTTGTTTATCTTTAGCAATTGAAGGCGAAACCTATGAATACACGACAATGTATCCAGAATTCGCCTCCGCTGCTCAACGCGATCGCGACAATCCCGCAGCAGAAGAATTTCTCAAACAAGCAAAAGAATCTAGCGAACACGCTACCACATTCCGCGATGCAGCCCATCGTTTTGGTTTGCTCAAATTCATTGAAAACTACCATGCAGATCGCTACGCTGAAGCTTTAGAAGTATTAAATGGTGGACAAGCAGCAACCAGAGTTGCAGGAGAAGATCCCAAAACTCGTAAATGGATTTGCAGACAATGCAGTATGATTTACGATCCAGTTGTTGGCGATCCCGATTCAGGAATTGCTGCTGGTACAGCTTTTGAAGATATTCCTGATGATTGGCGTTGTCCAATTTGCGGTGCAACCAAAAAGACCTTTAAACCACTCGAGGAAAAACTCGCTGCCTAA